The following proteins come from a genomic window of Burkholderia stabilis:
- the paaE gene encoding 1,2-phenylacetyl-CoA epoxidase subunit PaaE: MATPQFHPLRIRDVRPETADAVTVSFDVPPELRDAYRFTQGQFVTLKTHIDGEETRRSYSICVGTTDYDRDGELRIGIKRVRGGRFSNFAFDSLKPGHTIDVMTPDGRFFTHLNADHGKQYVAFSGGSGITPVLAIVKTTLELEPRSTFTLIYGNRSVDAIMFAEELEDLKNRYMNRFVLYHVLSDDLQDVELFNGVLDQEKCAEFLDTLTPADAIDEAFICGPAPMMDAAEAALKAGGVPQAKVHVERFGTPLPQAGAPVVEITDQTPAADLEIVLDGKKRKLRLPYEGVSLLDVGLRAGLALPYACKGGVCCTCRAKVIEGEVRMEKNYTLEEHEVKDGFVLTCQCHPISDKVVVSFDER; this comes from the coding sequence ATGGCGACCCCGCAATTTCATCCGCTGCGTATCCGCGACGTGCGGCCCGAGACCGCCGACGCCGTCACCGTCTCCTTCGACGTGCCGCCCGAGCTGCGCGACGCGTACCGCTTCACGCAGGGCCAGTTCGTCACGCTGAAGACCCACATCGACGGCGAGGAGACGCGCCGCTCGTATTCGATCTGCGTCGGCACGACGGACTACGACCGCGACGGCGAACTGCGCATCGGCATCAAGCGCGTGCGCGGCGGCCGCTTCTCGAACTTCGCGTTCGACTCGCTGAAGCCGGGCCACACGATCGACGTGATGACGCCGGACGGCCGCTTCTTCACGCACCTGAACGCCGATCACGGCAAGCAGTACGTCGCGTTTTCCGGCGGCTCGGGGATCACGCCCGTGCTCGCGATCGTGAAGACGACGCTCGAACTCGAACCGCGCAGCACGTTCACGCTGATCTACGGCAACCGCAGCGTCGACGCGATCATGTTCGCGGAGGAGCTGGAGGACCTGAAGAACCGCTACATGAACCGCTTCGTCCTCTATCACGTGCTGTCGGACGACCTGCAGGACGTCGAGCTGTTCAACGGCGTGCTCGACCAGGAGAAATGCGCGGAATTCCTCGACACGCTGACGCCGGCCGACGCGATCGACGAGGCGTTCATCTGCGGCCCCGCGCCGATGATGGACGCGGCCGAAGCCGCACTGAAAGCGGGCGGCGTGCCGCAGGCGAAGGTGCATGTCGAGCGCTTCGGCACGCCGCTGCCGCAGGCCGGCGCGCCCGTCGTCGAGATCACCGACCAGACGCCGGCCGCCGACCTGGAAATCGTGCTCGACGGCAAGAAGCGCAAGCTGCGCCTGCCGTACGAAGGCGTCAGCCTGCTCGACGTCGGCCTGCGCGCGGGCCTCGCGCTGCCTTACGCATGCAAGGGCGGCGTGTGCTGCACGTGCCGCGCGAAGGTGATCGAGGGTGAAGTGCGGATGGAGAAGAACTACACGCTCGAGGAACACGAAGTGAAGGACGGTTTCGTGCTCACGTGCCAGTGCCACCCGATCAGCGACAAAGTCGTCGTGAGCTTCGACGAACGTTGA
- a CDS encoding DUF1835 domain-containing protein, which produces MSTIHVIQGGTAAASLREALAQAGRDERVVGLLDDLGVGPLKGADETPDTRAAFWQRVLGDQIPDWNAEIGDEFARLDQLAMDTGQVVVWHAPSVGDKLLLRRVAYHLRNVPQRLNEVRLSAADLDTAQRASLSRTDQACSTGMFSPAELARKRPVAAPISVLRIGRLALEWQEAKHHNAELRYWVSNTIKSGHYADLDALIVSRAATDWLPARRLVGSIMADADRGGLFVSDSIAWWRCRELAAAGRLEVQDDAPAALSSTQVRAARTAATHR; this is translated from the coding sequence ATGAGTACCATTCATGTGATTCAGGGCGGCACCGCCGCCGCGTCGCTGCGCGAGGCACTCGCGCAAGCCGGGCGCGACGAGCGCGTCGTCGGATTGCTCGACGATCTCGGCGTCGGGCCGCTCAAGGGCGCCGACGAGACGCCCGACACGCGCGCCGCCTTCTGGCAGCGCGTGCTCGGCGACCAGATCCCCGACTGGAACGCGGAAATCGGCGACGAGTTCGCGCGCCTCGACCAGCTCGCGATGGATACCGGCCAGGTGGTCGTGTGGCATGCGCCGAGCGTCGGCGACAAGCTGCTGCTGCGCCGCGTCGCCTACCACCTGCGCAACGTCCCGCAGCGCCTGAACGAGGTGCGGCTGTCGGCCGCCGACCTCGACACCGCGCAGCGGGCGTCGCTGTCGCGCACCGACCAGGCGTGCTCGACCGGGATGTTCTCGCCTGCCGAGCTGGCGCGCAAACGACCGGTAGCCGCGCCGATCTCGGTGCTGCGCATCGGCCGCCTCGCGCTCGAATGGCAGGAGGCGAAGCACCATAACGCCGAACTTCGCTACTGGGTCAGCAACACGATCAAGAGCGGCCACTACGCCGATCTCGACGCGCTGATCGTCTCTCGCGCCGCAACCGACTGGCTGCCTGCACGGCGCCTCGTCGGCAGCATCATGGCCGACGCCGACCGCGGCGGGCTGTTCGTCAGCGACTCGATCGCCTGGTGGCGCTGCCGCGAGCTCGCGGCAGCCGGCCGGCTCGAGGTGCAGGACGACGCGCCCGCCGCCCTCTCTTCCACGCAGGTGCGCGCGGCCCGCACGGCAGCCACGCACCGCTAA
- the paaB gene encoding 1,2-phenylacetyl-CoA epoxidase subunit PaaB, translating to MNKEWPIWEVFVRSKQGLDHKHCGSLHAADATMALRMARDVYTRRQEGVSIWVVPSSAITASDPNEKAELFEPAGDKIYRHPTFYTLPDEVNHM from the coding sequence ATGAACAAGGAATGGCCGATCTGGGAAGTGTTCGTGCGCAGCAAGCAGGGCCTCGACCACAAGCATTGCGGCAGCCTGCACGCCGCCGACGCGACGATGGCGCTGCGCATGGCGCGCGACGTCTACACGCGCCGCCAGGAAGGCGTGAGCATCTGGGTGGTGCCGTCATCGGCGATCACCGCGTCGGACCCGAACGAGAAGGCCGAGCTGTTCGAACCGGCGGGCGACAAGATCTACCGCCACCCGACGTTCTACACGCTGCCCGACGAAGTCAACCACATGTAA
- a CDS encoding GNAT family N-acetyltransferase, whose amino-acid sequence MNTQFNGPAAVVGTAGNAPVLVRELASKDREQMLTHFLSLDEEDRLLRFGQMVPDHVIENYVRTIDFGRDTVFGVFDHDLELIGVGHLAYLPAEGDKRTAEFGVSVLESARGRGVGSKLFERAAIRSRNTHVTMLYMHCLSRNATMMHIAKKSGMRIEYAYGEADAYLSLPPADHSTIIAEMMQEQAAVFDYAMKRQARRTTKFIESLMPAALTA is encoded by the coding sequence ATGAACACGCAATTCAACGGCCCTGCCGCAGTCGTCGGCACCGCCGGTAATGCGCCGGTTCTCGTCAGGGAACTGGCTTCCAAAGACCGTGAGCAAATGCTCACCCACTTTCTCTCGCTCGACGAAGAGGACCGCCTGCTGCGCTTCGGCCAGATGGTGCCCGACCACGTGATCGAGAACTATGTCCGCACGATCGACTTCGGTCGCGATACCGTGTTCGGCGTGTTCGACCACGACCTCGAACTGATCGGCGTCGGCCACCTGGCCTACCTGCCGGCCGAGGGCGACAAGCGCACGGCCGAATTCGGCGTGTCGGTGCTCGAAAGCGCGCGCGGCCGCGGCGTCGGCTCGAAGCTGTTCGAGCGCGCGGCGATCCGCAGCCGCAACACGCACGTGACGATGCTGTACATGCATTGCCTGTCGCGCAATGCGACGATGATGCACATCGCGAAGAAGTCCGGCATGCGGATCGAGTATGCGTACGGCGAAGCCGATGCGTACCTGTCGCTGCCGCCGGCCGACCACTCGACGATCATCGCCGAGATGATGCAGGAACAGGCTGCCGTGTTCGACTATGCGATGAAGCGCCAGGCGCGCCGCACGACGAAGTTCATCGAATCGCTGATGCCCGCCGCCCTGACGGCGTAA
- a CDS encoding Lrp/AsnC family transcriptional regulator, with amino-acid sequence MAQAELDAIDRRILAILQENGRLSNQEIAERVNLSPSPCLRRIRRLEEIGVITGYVALLNPQKLGLDLLAYVSVRLEKRGGLAPVRADERSARAGATHADLFRAAVQTWPEVVACHAMTGDMDYLLRVQVEDMAHFSRFVQEHLLHHPSVIDVKTSFSLECFKETTALPIRSVR; translated from the coding sequence ATGGCGCAAGCCGAACTGGATGCCATCGACCGGCGGATTCTCGCGATTCTTCAGGAGAACGGGCGCCTGTCGAACCAGGAGATCGCCGAGCGCGTGAACCTGTCGCCGAGCCCGTGCCTGCGGCGGATCCGTCGGCTCGAGGAGATCGGCGTGATCACCGGCTATGTCGCGCTGCTGAATCCGCAGAAGCTCGGGCTCGATCTGCTCGCGTACGTGAGCGTGCGGCTCGAGAAGCGCGGCGGCCTGGCGCCGGTGCGGGCCGACGAGAGGTCCGCGCGCGCGGGTGCGACCCATGCGGACCTGTTTCGTGCAGCCGTGCAGACCTGGCCGGAAGTGGTCGCGTGCCACGCGATGACGGGAGACATGGATTACCTGCTGCGCGTGCAGGTCGAAGACATGGCGCATTTTTCCCGCTTCGTGCAGGAGCATTTGCTGCACCACCCGTCGGTGATCGACGTGAAGACGAGCTTTTCGCTCGAATGCTTCAAGGAAACGACGGCGTTGCCGATTCGTTCGGTGCGCTAG
- the paaA gene encoding 1,2-phenylacetyl-CoA epoxidase subunit PaaA, which produces MYTQSLDIPGNVAPLDAAAESPEQARFDAVMAADGKIEPQDWMPDAYRKTLVRQISQHAHSEVVGMLPEGNWISRAPSLKRKAILLAKVQDEAGHGLYLYSAAETLGVSRDSLIDALHAGKAKYSSIFNYPTPTWADVGVIGWLVDGAAIMNQIPLCRCTYGPYARAMIRVCKEESFHQRQGFDALLSMMKGTDAQRAMVQQAVDRWWWPVLMMFGPSDADSVHSSQSAKWGIKRISNDDLRQKFVDATVDQAKVLGVTLPDPDLKWNEARGHHDYGTIDWDEFWRVVNGDGPCNKERLATRVKAHADGAWVREAALAHEAKRRARAEQHAA; this is translated from the coding sequence ATGTACACGCAATCCCTCGACATCCCCGGCAACGTCGCGCCGCTGGACGCCGCAGCCGAGTCGCCCGAGCAGGCGCGGTTCGATGCAGTCATGGCCGCGGACGGCAAGATCGAACCGCAGGACTGGATGCCCGACGCCTATCGCAAGACGCTGGTTCGCCAGATCTCGCAGCACGCGCATTCGGAAGTCGTCGGCATGCTGCCCGAAGGCAACTGGATCTCCCGCGCGCCGAGCCTGAAGCGCAAAGCGATCCTGCTCGCAAAGGTCCAGGACGAAGCCGGCCACGGCCTCTATCTATATAGCGCAGCCGAAACGCTCGGCGTTTCGCGCGATTCGCTGATCGACGCGCTGCACGCCGGCAAGGCGAAATACTCGAGCATCTTCAACTACCCGACGCCGACCTGGGCCGACGTCGGTGTGATCGGCTGGCTGGTCGACGGCGCCGCGATCATGAACCAGATCCCGCTGTGCCGCTGCACGTACGGCCCGTACGCGCGCGCGATGATTCGCGTGTGCAAGGAAGAGTCGTTCCACCAGCGCCAGGGTTTCGACGCGCTGCTGTCGATGATGAAGGGCACCGACGCGCAGCGCGCGATGGTCCAGCAGGCCGTGGACCGCTGGTGGTGGCCGGTGCTGATGATGTTCGGCCCGAGCGACGCCGATTCGGTCCACAGCAGCCAGTCCGCGAAATGGGGCATCAAGCGGATCTCGAACGACGACCTGCGGCAGAAGTTCGTCGACGCGACGGTCGACCAGGCGAAGGTACTCGGCGTGACACTGCCCGACCCCGACCTGAAATGGAACGAAGCGCGCGGCCATCACGACTACGGCACGATCGACTGGGACGAATTCTGGCGCGTGGTCAACGGCGACGGCCCGTGCAACAAGGAACGTCTCGCGACCCGCGTGAAAGCGCACGCGGATGGCGCCTGGGTGCGCGAAGCCGCGCTCGCGCACGAAGCGAAGCGCCGGGCCCGCGCCGAACAGCACGCCGCCTGA
- the hppD gene encoding 4-hydroxyphenylpyruvate dioxygenase translates to MQIPNWDNPVGTDGFEFIEYTAPDPKALGQLFERMGFTAIARHRHKDVTVYRQGDINFIINAEPDSFAQRFARLHGPSICAIAFRVQDAAKAYKHALELGAWGFDNKTGPMELNIPAIKGIGDSLIYFVDRWRGKNGAQPGSIGNISIYDVDFEPIEGANPNPAGHGLTYIDHLTHNVHRGRMQEWAEFYERLFNFREVRYFDIEGKVTGVKSKAMTSPCGKIRIPINEEGSDTAGQIQEYLDAYHGEGIQHIALGTNDIYGAVDGLRGKEVKLLDTIDTYYELVDRRVPDHGESLDELKKRKILIDGARDDLLLQIFTENQIGPIFFEIIQRKGNQGFGEGNFKALFESIELDQIRRGVVQDKA, encoded by the coding sequence ATGCAGATCCCCAACTGGGACAACCCCGTCGGCACCGACGGCTTCGAATTCATCGAATACACGGCACCGGACCCGAAAGCGCTCGGACAACTGTTCGAACGGATGGGTTTCACCGCGATCGCGCGTCACCGCCACAAGGACGTGACGGTCTACCGTCAGGGCGACATCAACTTCATCATCAACGCCGAACCGGATTCGTTCGCGCAACGCTTCGCGCGCCTGCACGGCCCGTCGATCTGCGCGATCGCGTTCCGCGTGCAGGACGCCGCGAAGGCGTACAAGCACGCGCTCGAGCTCGGCGCCTGGGGCTTCGACAACAAGACGGGCCCGATGGAGCTGAACATCCCGGCGATCAAGGGCATCGGCGATTCGCTGATCTATTTCGTCGACCGCTGGCGCGGCAAGAACGGCGCGCAGCCGGGCTCGATCGGCAACATCAGCATCTACGACGTCGATTTCGAGCCGATCGAAGGCGCGAACCCGAACCCGGCCGGCCACGGCCTCACCTACATCGACCACCTGACGCACAACGTGCATCGCGGCCGCATGCAGGAATGGGCCGAGTTCTACGAACGCCTGTTCAACTTCCGCGAAGTCCGCTACTTCGACATCGAAGGCAAGGTGACGGGCGTGAAGTCGAAGGCGATGACGTCGCCGTGCGGCAAGATCCGAATCCCGATCAACGAGGAAGGCTCGGACACCGCCGGCCAGATCCAGGAATACCTCGACGCGTATCACGGCGAAGGCATCCAGCACATCGCGCTCGGCACGAACGACATCTACGGCGCGGTCGACGGCCTGCGCGGCAAGGAAGTGAAGCTGCTCGACACGATCGACACGTATTACGAACTGGTCGACCGCCGCGTGCCGGACCACGGCGAATCGCTGGACGAACTGAAGAAGCGCAAGATCCTGATCGACGGCGCGCGCGACGACCTGCTGCTGCAGATCTTCACCGAGAACCAGATCGGGCCGATCTTCTTCGAGATCATTCAGCGCAAGGGCAACCAGGGCTTCGGCGAAGGCAACTTCAAGGCGCTGTTCGAGTCGATCGAGCTCGACCAGATCCGCCGCGGCGTCGTGCAGGACAAGGCCTGA
- a CDS encoding TetR/AcrR family transcriptional regulator encodes MARTRAPDHESQREQILDLAAEKFAQTSYPSTSMSDLATASGTSKARLYHYYESKEAILFDLLDRYTKRLMLIIAEVEGASQRRGLSERDAFAELVRAFLAEYETSHSRHVALLNDVKYLEDAQREIVLDRQRDIVAAFARQLARAYPDRISKENQTSVTMMVFGMINWTFTWLKPGGRLGYRDFAEQVIDLIERGLTPA; translated from the coding sequence ATGGCCCGTACCCGAGCGCCCGACCACGAATCCCAGCGCGAGCAGATCCTCGATCTCGCCGCCGAGAAATTCGCGCAGACGAGCTACCCGAGCACGTCGATGTCCGATCTCGCGACCGCGAGCGGCACGTCGAAGGCACGTCTCTATCACTATTACGAGAGCAAGGAAGCGATCCTGTTCGACCTGCTCGACCGCTACACGAAACGGCTGATGCTGATCATCGCCGAGGTCGAGGGGGCGAGCCAGCGGCGCGGCCTCAGCGAGCGCGACGCGTTTGCCGAACTCGTGCGCGCGTTCCTCGCCGAATACGAGACGTCGCACAGCCGCCACGTCGCGCTGCTCAACGACGTGAAGTATCTCGAGGACGCGCAGCGGGAAATCGTGCTCGACCGCCAGCGGGACATCGTCGCGGCATTCGCGCGGCAGCTGGCGCGCGCGTACCCGGACCGCATCTCGAAGGAAAACCAGACATCGGTGACGATGATGGTGTTCGGGATGATCAACTGGACGTTCACGTGGCTGAAGCCGGGCGGCCGCCTCGGTTACCGCGACTTCGCCGAACAGGTGATCGACCTGATCGAGCGCGGGCTGACGCCGGCCTGA
- the paaD gene encoding 1,2-phenylacetyl-CoA epoxidase subunit PaaD: protein MSVQTAAPANSAPAVRHDDPLLARAWDVLEAVPDPEIPVVSIRELGILRDVRRADDGLLEVVITPTYSGCPAMSQIAEDVAAALQAAGLPPHRIETVLAPAWTTNWITQEARDKLRAYGIAPPVGQCGSAAPRENVVRFMPRPVAAPACPRCGSARTERLAQFASTACKALYRCVDCREPFDYFKPY from the coding sequence ATGTCCGTCCAGACCGCCGCCCCCGCCAACTCCGCGCCCGCCGTGCGCCACGACGACCCGCTGCTCGCCCGCGCATGGGACGTGCTCGAAGCCGTGCCCGACCCGGAGATTCCGGTCGTGTCGATCCGCGAGCTCGGCATCCTGCGCGACGTCCGCCGCGCGGACGACGGCCTGCTCGAAGTCGTGATCACGCCGACCTACTCGGGTTGCCCGGCGATGTCGCAGATCGCCGAGGACGTCGCCGCGGCGCTGCAGGCCGCCGGCCTCCCGCCGCATCGGATCGAGACGGTGCTCGCGCCCGCGTGGACGACCAACTGGATCACGCAGGAAGCGCGCGACAAGCTGCGCGCCTACGGCATCGCGCCGCCGGTCGGCCAGTGCGGCAGCGCCGCGCCGCGGGAGAACGTCGTGCGTTTCATGCCCCGGCCGGTTGCAGCACCCGCGTGCCCGCGCTGCGGCTCCGCCCGCACCGAACGTCTCGCGCAATTCGCGTCCACGGCCTGCAAGGCGTTGTATCGCTGCGTCGACTGCCGCGAACCCTTCGACTACTTCAAACCTTACTGA
- the paaC gene encoding 1,2-phenylacetyl-CoA epoxidase subunit PaaC, producing MTITPEHLSYVLRLADNALILGQRNAEWCGHGPILEEDIALTNMSLDLIGQSRMLYSHAAELERQLTGATKTEDDYAYFRTEREFANFTLAELPHYGPIAGTAHADKDYAVTIVRNFLYAALMLHVWSALETSTDPQLAAIAAKSVKETRYHVQHAREWLVRLGDGTDESHRRAQDALDYLTPYTSEFFAADAIDDAIAAPGIGPAPAAIEAAWRADVDDALAEATLTLPAPVQHVTTGKQGEHSEHMGYLLAEMQSLARQHPGASW from the coding sequence ATGACGATCACGCCCGAACACCTCTCCTACGTGCTGCGCCTCGCGGACAACGCGCTGATCCTCGGTCAGCGCAACGCCGAATGGTGCGGCCACGGCCCGATCCTCGAGGAAGACATCGCGCTCACCAACATGAGCCTCGACCTCATCGGCCAGTCGCGCATGCTGTATTCGCACGCGGCCGAACTCGAGCGCCAGCTCACCGGCGCGACGAAGACCGAGGACGACTACGCGTACTTCCGCACCGAGCGCGAGTTCGCGAACTTCACGCTCGCCGAGCTGCCGCACTACGGCCCAATCGCCGGCACCGCGCACGCCGACAAGGACTACGCGGTGACGATCGTGCGCAACTTCCTCTACGCGGCGCTGATGCTGCACGTGTGGAGCGCGCTGGAAACGTCGACCGACCCGCAGCTCGCCGCGATCGCCGCGAAATCGGTGAAGGAAACCCGCTATCACGTGCAGCACGCACGCGAGTGGCTCGTTCGTCTCGGCGACGGCACCGACGAATCGCACCGCCGCGCGCAGGACGCGCTCGACTACCTGACGCCGTACACGAGCGAATTCTTCGCGGCCGATGCGATCGACGACGCGATCGCCGCACCGGGCATCGGCCCGGCGCCCGCCGCGATCGAAGCCGCATGGCGCGCGGACGTGGACGATGCGCTCGCGGAAGCGACGCTCACGCTGCCGGCGCCCGTCCAGCACGTGACGACCGGCAAGCAGGGCGAGCACTCGGAGCACATGGGCTACCTGCTCGCGGAAATGCAGAGCCTCGCGCGCCAGCACCCCGGCGCAAGCTGGTAA
- a CDS encoding SGNH/GDSL hydrolase family protein, with amino-acid sequence MSFRSSIATAVLGAAVFVSPLAASAAPAGWVAAWATALQPIPDLAAPPPLYRAPDVAGRTVRQIVYPTVSGRAARIRVSNAYGRVPLVVEAASLARAGDGAALAGGAAVPVRFGGKASATLAPGQELESDPVAIDVTAGRPYAVSLQMGPNQRMTVWHRVSNQFNYVSAPGDHVSDPDAAVFRTRFTQYAWVTELAVEAGSARASVAAIGDSITDGLRSSLNRNRRWPDALARRLTASGADSVGVVNLGISGNRLLSDSACYGTSLASRFERDALSREGVKAAIVLIGINDINFAAMPPRAGLDCDHPHTQVTAASLIDGYRRLIEVAHRQGVKVFGATLTPAGLPAGREAIRLEVNRWIRSGGGFDGVVDFDAVLRDPARPSVLQRRYDSGDGIHPSDAGYAAMADAVQIEQLQAAVGGK; translated from the coding sequence ATGTCATTCCGAAGCAGTATCGCCACGGCCGTGCTGGGTGCGGCCGTTTTCGTATCGCCGCTCGCGGCATCGGCTGCGCCGGCCGGATGGGTGGCCGCGTGGGCGACCGCGCTGCAGCCGATTCCCGACCTTGCCGCACCGCCGCCGCTCTATCGTGCGCCCGACGTGGCAGGGCGGACCGTGCGCCAGATCGTCTATCCGACGGTGTCGGGGCGGGCCGCGCGGATTCGTGTCAGTAACGCATACGGTCGTGTGCCGCTGGTCGTCGAGGCAGCGAGCCTCGCGCGCGCCGGTGACGGTGCGGCGCTCGCCGGCGGTGCGGCCGTGCCGGTGCGGTTCGGCGGTAAGGCCTCGGCGACGCTCGCACCGGGCCAGGAACTCGAAAGCGATCCGGTGGCGATCGACGTGACGGCCGGCCGGCCGTATGCGGTCAGCCTCCAGATGGGACCGAACCAACGGATGACGGTCTGGCACCGCGTGTCGAACCAGTTCAACTATGTATCGGCGCCGGGAGATCACGTGAGCGATCCGGACGCCGCCGTGTTCCGCACCCGTTTTACCCAATATGCGTGGGTGACCGAGCTGGCCGTCGAAGCCGGTTCCGCGCGGGCCAGTGTGGCGGCGATCGGCGATTCGATCACCGATGGCCTGCGCTCGAGCCTGAACCGGAACCGCCGCTGGCCGGATGCGCTGGCGCGTCGGCTGACGGCGTCGGGCGCGGATTCGGTCGGTGTCGTGAATCTCGGCATCAGCGGGAATCGGCTGCTCAGTGATTCTGCGTGCTACGGCACGTCGTTGGCGTCGCGGTTCGAACGGGATGCGCTGTCGCGTGAGGGCGTGAAGGCGGCGATCGTGCTGATCGGGATCAATGACATCAATTTCGCGGCGATGCCGCCGCGCGCGGGGCTCGATTGCGATCACCCGCATACGCAGGTGACCGCTGCGTCGCTGATTGACGGCTATCGCCGGCTGATCGAGGTGGCGCACCGTCAGGGCGTGAAGGTCTTCGGCGCGACGCTCACGCCGGCCGGGTTGCCGGCCGGACGCGAGGCGATACGGCTCGAGGTGAACCGGTGGATCCGGAGCGGTGGCGGGTTCGACGGTGTGGTCGACTTCGATGCGGTGCTGCGCGATCCGGCGCGCCCGAGCGTACTGCAGCGCCGATATGACAGCGGCGACGGCATCCATCCGAGCGACGCAGGTTATGCGGCGATGGCCGACGCGGTGCAGATCGAGCAGTTGCAGGCTGCCGTGGGCGGTAAGTGA